The sequence below is a genomic window from Ciona intestinalis chromosome 1, KH, whole genome shotgun sequence.
ATTGCGTACCGCCAATGTGCAGCTGTCGGTTTTGCAATTAGAGCTGGAAAAGTCAGCTGTAACCTCAAAATTTCAATACTTTTGTTGGTAAATTTCCATTGCCGTTGTTGGAGACGTGCTGGCATCGAACCCCGCTGGCGCTTTTACTATTTATGGGAAATCGTGTTGCACTGCGATGATCAGTTTAGATTAGGTTGAGTGGTACATACAAAACGCAGATGCGCCGCCCGTTTCTGAGGTGCGGTTATTCAGTGACATTTTCGAAAGGCCGACATCATGCGCCGACGACCGGTGAGTAAATTAAGGTCGTTCTAAATTTTTGGATGACGTAAAATATGACCTCTCTTGCGAAAGTTAGCGAATACTTTTTGATAAGATTCGATGTCGCAGGAGGGCGTAGGTCAGCTGATTTTTTAACCACATGATGTCTCGCATTACGAGGGCCTTCACTGCGATCAGGCAGGCAGTGGGTCCAAGGTGAGACTAGGCCATTGCACATAGGCTTAGCTGACCCTTGCGATTACCCTAAAAAACTCTAGCGGTTTGAATTCAAGGCCATATCCCCCGGTATTATATAAGGATAAACAGACACGGCATGTATCCTTCGtgagaaattatttttattgataaatacCGCACAGTAATCCATGATTGGTAACAATATACGAGGTGCCTGAtgtgtataaatttaaacattttaacacaaccctgtttcgtatttttagatgtctttttaatttactatacatagatttttttactaaatgtATGTACCACTTATCCTGATACGGACAAAATGCAGTTATTCAATAAAGTGCCAATATAAATAATTCCCACAAAaagtgtgtttatttttatataaacttgAAACCTGTGTCGGAACTAAGTAGCTGCATTCTTACGCAATTCTACGCCTTAGCTGAGTTTTTATTCGCTCGTAAAGGTTAACCGGTAATGGCCGCTTCGTAACGACCAACGGCGTTTTACCATTTAAGCTAACAGCCAATGCAGCGTTGTCGTACCCGTGGCTTGCACCACACGTGAATCATCCAGTAATCCCTAGTCGGCGTTATGTTACAACAGCAGCAACGCTTTCATGTCGTAATATCTTGCATAAAATCTTAATATCTTTCTTGATATCTGTTCTGGACTGTTCTTAGAAAAGACAACCAAAAGCTTCAGCAGTGCGTTTGTGTATGATCTGATCTTGTATTAATGTTACCACAGAAGCAACTCTTAATTGCATGCAATTTTATTACCTTACTTGAAATCTGTGtagagtttaaatataaatatttacagaaacaaaaagtatttacaaaaatgtatGGGGTTTAATAAATGGGATAActatagcatataatatcccatatttccgaatgttttactttaacaatTACCACGCCATTTTAGGGTTGAAAGAATACGTTTATAtacatttctgtaaatattctttgtttaaaaccaaatgataaaagcaaaaataaacgTCTTATCCCATATATACCGATTATACCCCAAACTAATATGTAATCAGTTGTTTGTAAAAAAGATGAAGCAAAGAcctaaacattgtttaaacaataagatCCGATCTTGCGTAAAAGCGTGGTATagattaaatgtaaatattcacagagtatttattcaatatgGTTGCCAAAAGGcagagtttttaaattgtacaaACAATCTAACGTTTGGGGTTCGAGAAATTGCTCAATTATGGCAGACAGCACTCAATTGGAGTGATGGATCGTTAAATTCATTTCACGAATCGGATCCTACGTACAACATTTTGTTCTATTTATTAATTCTAAAATGTCTAATTTAATGACGATGTGTTATTgctattaaaatatacatcacgattatttctaacaaactATTTCCGTTTTCTTGCGGCGACATGTATATACTTAAAGCTTAATTTAATACTTCTATATTAAGCAATGTTCTAATCCACGGACTGCACTTGAGTTAGATACAAAACATAGTCCCATTCTCGTTGCTTCATCcctattgttaaaacacccgCAAAGTTGATTCCAAGATCAATCGGTATTTCTCTTTCGTGGAAATTCAACGAAAAACGGAATACTTTTTTCGGAAGTGCTACCACCGTTCCACTGAGTCTGAGTCATCGACGATTATCCAGTTCAAGTTTGGCTCGATCAAACCGGAATTAACCGGAATAGAAAGGTCAGATTTTGACAACAGCTCATGGCGATGTCGCTGCTTTGGGTCATTAATGCTGTTTCGAGAGAAGTGTTTACTCTCGGTTTTGTTGGTATTGGTTTATTCGGACGCACTCGTGATGTGAATCTcccaataaatatatttaagtatAACGTCGTATATTTTGATAACGAAAGCGTAATTAATCTGCACACATTGGTTGAATATTCTGAATGTTTCTGATGCTAAAATTATCCATTATTAGATTACAGGTTTTACGAGCTTAAATGTAGCTTAAATATAATACCATTCACACTTATAACATCACTCTTGACTTCgtcttttttttatctctaAACACACATCAAGGCAAAAATAGTCGGTttcatgaaacaaaatacgaTTTGCGTTTAACGCATCATTTTGCACAAATATTCCATCTGATTTTATACCATTATACACAAGATGCATCTTGTTTTATGCTATTGCATATAATGTATTtagtaaacttaaaatatgttaGATCCGTTATCTGCTTTACTGGTAACCTTCGTATATTGTGGTTACTGAATAGCGCGAGTTATGAGACGTTTGGTTTATGTCATGTGGAATTTTGTACACAGATAAGCAACACCAAAAAACTTACATATTTCGCGCTAAAAACCTTTAGGAGTGGGCGTTCCCGTGTTAAAAAGATGTCGGATTATAACGTGGTTTCGGTGTTGGTGGCGTAGGTTATGCTACGTCTAAATATTACTATATAATTCTTAGATGAGACGCAATTCTCCTCAGAAAGTTTGGTTATTGCGCGCTATGTGGTTCGAGCCCACGGCGCTTACATTTCTagtcaaaaaaatatcaaaaccgACACCCAAGTTAGATTAGAACCTCATTCACGCTATTCGGTGAGTAAAACGACGCAATGGCAAGTTTAATTTGAGCAGTGACTCAACTTTGAACATGTGTTACGTATTTCAAGTTTGTGAGAAACAGACGAAGTATACAATAAAGCAAAGGATATTTACGAAAATAAGATTTATGCTTATCTTTGTCAATCAACAGGGATTTTCATTTACGTCATCTTTGTTCAAAGCACATCAACAATAACCCAACACGCGTCATAACATTTTAGCTGTTTCGTATATTCCCTAGAAAAACCAAAATTTCGAATCATCTTTTCTAAACTGCTGCGCGTCTACGCATGCTCCGCCACAGGCGTACGCATACATCCAAGTTCTTGTGCGTATTTAGTATTTTTCCCGTTCAAGATCTCGCGACCTTCGGTTGTATTTCACCTTAAAATGTAACCACACCCGTCATAACTACGTGTCTGCCTCCACGCCCGTGCGCGCCGTACACCGTAATTGTTCAAGACCGAAACAATCAATGTCACTGCTGTTTACCCTTATTGTTTTAGTGGAACGTGCTGTATTTGTTCCTGTTTAGAAATGAGCCTTATATACTTCGTTCCATTCCACGCGATTATCTTTATCATTTAGTTATAGCtcttttatgttttgcatCTAATTGAAGGATTAAAATCTCGTAGCCGTTATTGCAAATATGTATGCAGTCGCATCAAAAAGCAGAATGTAAACAAACCATTATATATCACTGTACCGTGAAATCTTAGCTAATATGTGGCATTCTGGTGCGCCAGTTACGGATAGGCgatactgtttttaaaatctcATTACCTCGTTATGATATCCATACAACACGCGCTAATCGAAATACAATGAATATTGTGCGGAATATACTAACCCGATACGTTTTTTTTCACACCCGCGTTTGAAAGGCCGCGTAATTCAAGTAATGATCACCGCAAATTTTCATCTCGTGTTTTAATCGGAGCCAGAAATAAGCCGCAAAAGTCTTGAATGTTGAAAACTTTAAAGTGTAAACTTGCTGCGTTTCCAACTTCTTATATTAAATCACCGGTTTTCGACCTTGCATCAAAACTAATCAACCTTTGAAGTTAATTTTCTTCGAGTGGCACAGACGCCGTAGTTTTACACACAAAGATATTTGTTACACGATCAAAACGCTGTACTTCAGCGCAGAATTCAGAGTTATAACCTTTCTTCGATAGCCACATACCTACATGGTTGTTTATGCTACAAGTAAACAATGCGTAAATTGGCATCATTGTTTAAGTGTTTGACTTCGGTTTCAAGTTCACTTTCGAAACGACGTTAAATGCCACAGTGTGTTATTATGAAAAAATCTGTAAATCCctttatactttgttttattgatttccaTAATAATTTAATGATGTTCCATTAGGactctttaaatatttcaattatgTAGATGCATTGCCTATACTAGATCATAATACATCTAATACCAAACATTCAACACTGCCCACTTTTGCATGTTAAGTTTCGGCAAAATTTCTAACCGTataactacatatatatatatatgcctaCCATTAACGCGGACCCCATgttgtgcaaatattttaaaggggAACTcatgattatttttatacaagtttaataataatttcaCCCCATATTTCGGAAACTCCCATCGTGCAACGCGTCCGCCCAACGTTGGCATCCTTTCTTTGAAGCGGGAATAATTTTGACACCGATCGACCGATTTAGAACAAAACAGGCTTTTAAAAAGCAGTTTTAGACAAACTAGTAATAACAATCacataaatagaaataaaagtgcgaaaaatagaattttataTCCAGAAATGAATCCGCTGAAGTTTGCGGCTGGATGAACGTCATTCTGTGACGTCCTGTGACGTAGGCGCGTGCGTCGGTTTTACCTGAAATTACTGTAAAATTCTGCGATCGCATGATATTATTTGTCTCACGTTCTATTTTCCTGTTAccccttattttttaaaacaaagctaTATAACGTTCAAATTAATGTTTGGGGACAGGGGAATCTATCAGAACTCGACTGTTGAAGTTATATTTCGAAAATTAGATAAGAACTGTGTATAATTAAACTCTGCGCAATGTAAGTAACTGACGTACGGTACCAACCAATTTTCACGGCTATTCTGGTCAAATAGCCCGCGGGCCCGCAGCTGAAATAGACGCGCTCGGTGAAAGCAAAAGCGTTTACGCTGTGAGAAATGGAGAGTGTTATATCAACTGACCGTTTGAGTACTTCTGGAGAGCAGCGTCTGCGAAAAAATGCGTGTTTGGCTTATATATGCGACGACTGCGCAGAGACATCAAACCCACTTGTATTTGCAACGATCATGAGAACAGCGTTACAAGAGCAAGGTTGAATGTAGCGAAAAGGCGAAATATGTTTTACGCTCAAGTTCATATACTGTGCTATAGTAGTTAACATAACTTGATCAGAAAAAtgtcaaaagttaaaacattatttatacaatGTTGTGCTGGTATTCGCAACGTTTAGTATTCAGTAACACAATGTTATGCCTGGCAGAGTTTTAATTAAGAGATATACGTACTTACCAACTGCAGTATTATCAATGTTTTTTGCTGTTACTTCAGCCTGCAGCGGAATTTGAGATGTCTTATTCTGCCGAATTACAATTTTCTATTGCATCACAAACAAATCGTATCGAGAGTAGCCCGCCCCGGTTAACGTCTTGTAGCGACGCAGGCTACAGCAGCAGTGGAACACCAAGTATAACTAACAGCCCGAGCGAGTTTTCATTCGATCCTGCTGATTTCTCTCATCCTAATCTCACATTAGATGAAATGGACTTGGACGCATTCGACGCATGTAGGGTTAAACAAGAACCAGATCTCTACGCTTTGCATAACTCTAACCCAAGAAGGCGATCAGTGGCAACTTGCTCGACCGCAAAACAGGGGCTTTCGGGAATGCCAATCTCAGGGTATAACTCAAGTGCTACCCTGCAAAGACCGAACAGCGCAAATTGCCTGACCGTACCGCAAGAGAATTACATTAGAAACTTTGAGAGTTCGCCTCTGCAGCAGCAGCACGTTCCTATGCAATCTAGTTCTTCGTTGTGCTGTTTCTCCAACGTCGTGTCAACTTTCGACGTACCAAGTCCCAAGCTATGCAACAACAGCACGACAGCTAGCATCGTTCACGAGCCACTGTTTGAAAAGTTCCCGAATACTCAAAACTTTTTCTCCGGGCAAGACACCCTGAAACCGGAATTGGTGCGGAGACAGCACTCGGACAGCGTGATTTTCGGACAGGAAAGCTTCCAGCAAAACTCGACACAGAGCACAAATACACAGAATCGCAGTTTTAGCAGCAGTTTAAATGCCGTTGACCTCCGTAACAGAGCTGAAGACTTCGGTTTCATGGACCCTTCCATGCTTACTATTCAAAGTAGCCCAGGACAGGatagaaaacacaaaactcGTTTAAACGGTTCGGTTCAATCGAATTACAATAAGTTGACAACAACACCAAACTTATCACATCAAGGCACGTCTTGTGACTTCGTTCCTTTTGTTCCACCACAAACAAATCTAAAGTCCTGTCAATTTTCAACCCCAAGGTACGTTTTTAAAGACAGTTTCATCGAAAGGTTTTTCAGAGTTGTTAACTGTATTCAGGCGTCTTAACTCGTAACCAGACTTACGATGTGTATTCAGTTTCGTGCGTGTTTACAAATTCATATCTTATGTGCCACAGTTTATTGCGACAGCCAGATAATCTCAAACATGTCTCCAACGCAAGTTGCACACGTTTTAGCTGTAACGTATATGAATATATTCATTTGTAAAGGCGACTAAAACAACTCGTCCCGAACGGTTAGATTGGAAACTGAGTTTAATTACAGTAATCAATAATGGTTGAGTGTGGTTTTAGCTATTGGACGTCAGTGGTTGCATATCGCGTAATTACTCAGCTAACTCTACGTTGCCATAAAAATTGTCGCCAATTAAGAGTCCAGTTAGAGGAAGCAACGTCAAAATAACATCGCTCGGCACACGCACAAATATCATATTTCACTCGAACTGAAAATTTAGCAAACTATTCGCGTGCAGCCTTGGATAACGCGGTTATATATGTGACAATTCTGCTTAGCCACGAAAGATGTACTTTAGAAACCACCAGACAGTTTCAATAGCTGtgatttaaacattacatttaaaagcTACAAGTGTTTAATCATATTTGCAAAATTGTTTCGCGTATAGCCTACATGCCTTTTCTTTGGCATACAAGGTGACCGTTATTGGGCAATTTGAACAAGTTCTCCCGTTGCTGCGTGACCACAAAGTCTGTTTACTTACGCTGGTGTCAGTTAGCGACGGGGTATATGACTCACCCACTAGATAACTATCAGCAGTGACGGCGGTTTCGAACGTTTATATTAAAGGATTGCAAAAGGTGTATATACGATACATTGCTTTGCCTAGACATGCAGGCGACCCTGCAAATTTTCATTCCATGTtaacagctttaaaaaaagCCTTACGTTTACTGTTACTACGTGTATGCTTCGTAATTGGACGCATTTTGTTTCAGCAAATGTTTCAGAAAACAAACAGTACCGTGCGAAACTACGGTGCTGGGTGTCGTAAATCCCGGTAAATGCGAGCTAATTCGATAATTGTGACTCAAAATGTGAGTTGGGGCGTCGACGTTTTGTCGTTTTTCACCCGAACAAATCTATAATCGTCACTATATATGCATTCACTACAGTTCCCTGCTGCTGTCGTACAGATTCACAGAAGTGTTAGGTTTAACTGAAAATTTACTAATCCGGTAATTTAATTGGGTCGTAACCTTTGCTGTAAATGCTTGTCAGAACTTTGGCCTTCCCTTCACTTTAAACCTGCGCTAAATCAATGTTATAAGGCACACTCTGGTTTTGACGAAGTGTTTGACAAATACACAACGCAATTTTTCTGTCTGGACAGATCCGCCTTTGCAAATGAAAATGTACAATACGCAATTTCTaaggtttattttaacaaatcagACACGccgttttaaaacataaaatcagCAAGTATAGTCATTAACATTCCATGATTTAACTTTACCGAAAGTTAATACGATATATAACAAGCGTCGGTGGGAAAAGGGTTATATAAGTGTATACTTGCGTAACCTATAGACCTGCTTGTTCTTGGTAGTTCGTGGTGAATCGAATACACGAAAAGATCCCACAAAAGACGCAGATCATGATTCGTATCGACcttcaaaacataaacacaccGGTTTAAATCTTTCATTAAGGTGAACCTCGTGTATTTTTCTGCTGAAGGAAAGCGACCGAAATATAAAAGCAGCTCTCCACAAACTTTTGAAGATTGTTACGCCTTAAATCATATGCAGATGTGGTTTTactacaaaaaattaaacgcCCAACATTAGGAacgaataatatttaataaatatctCAAGTTTGTTACCAAAACAGACTCGAATCCGGATTATCCTtactgttttaacaattttatccgcacccaattttaaaatagttttcttcttcatataaaatatttagagaATTTTAAGATCCTGCACTTCACCTTTTAATTAACACTTTTCGTAAAGGTTGCGGTATATTTGCTATgcgttatatttaaactttttaaaataaagtaattcaaaaaaattcattCAGTCCTTCACTTATGATTTCGGTTTTATTCAAAAGTATCTTTTTACTTCTAATTTCTTTATTGTCGCTGTTTTCACAAATCTGATCTTCGTTACTGTATATTCAAAGAGACAATCACATTTAATGTAATATTCCAGGTCAAGCGACGTCAGTATCCTTACTGTCCTACCCCACCATGGCGGCGTGCCGGGAACTCGGGATGTACAAAGAGACAGTCCAAGCGGCAACCCCCGTTATACTTCTGAGGACGAAGCGTGGAGATCCTACCTTGAGAACCCTCTCACGGCAGCAACGACTGCAATGATGTCAATACACGGAGACGAGGATTCAGCCGCTGCGTTAGGGATCCTGTACGACTATTAcaaggtaaaacaaatttgtttaaaaacgtaaacaaatatttttaaaaaatattcgatttttttgtcaaatttttcTTCTAAAGCtttagttaatatttttgacaatttCGACGCAGGTTCCACGAGAAAAACGAATTTTGACTTATCAACCGAACACCGGCAACAGGGATAAACAAACAAGGTACATAGTTTGTCCTTTTGCTTCATAATCTGTTCTAATCCATTTCTTTAATATGAAAATGACATATTATAAACTTCGttgaaaaatacaagtttCTCGGTATATTAAGCATTGCTGAGTAATTTTTAATGGCACCTTCCATGTAGTGTAATTTTTCTTGGAAATTATTTTGATCAAGCATGAAATGACTTTCTTCTTTAGCACTTACGCGTATATATATGTGCAGTATTAAATGAGAAGTTTAATTGCGTTTGTCTACCGTACCATGTGCGTGCGAACACGATACGTTTGTGGTTGGAAGACATAATTCGCTTGTTGCGGAAGAGGTATTTTGTGGTAGCAGAGATTAAGCCGACTGTATGAAGAAACAGTGTATCTGTAATCAATCAGCGATCTAGTGTTTATTGATGGTTCAAATTGTGTTCGAAGACTAGCGGTGTACAGCAGAACTTGGTACCGAACCcaataaacttaaacttgCTCCGTTATCTTAAAGATTGGTAAGACTTTTTAATTTGTGCCTGTTTGTCCTGAGATAAAGGCTCAATAAGTTGCAGCCACATTTTGCATCGACCAAGATTAAGAAACTGAAATCTTCTGCCATCTCGCAATCGTTTATTGACAGTTATATTAAACGTGATTCGTGCCAGAAACAAAGTTTGTTTTGCCGTTCGATCTCTACTTATTCGAAGTTAATGTTTATACAACCGTGATTGTACTGCAATGCTGTAGAAGTGTCCTTCGATTTCGTAAGAACAACTTTTTAGATCTTATCTTCGCCCTAGATTGAACCACGTAACACCGCGAAACATTCTAATACCACTTCGTctaaaacaacatatacattGATGGATGGACGTGGTTAAGTGTCAGGACATGTTCAACGCGTAACATTGCGTAATTAGGTTCAACACGCAGACAGTCTGCAAATATTCAATTGTACCAACTTTTAAAAGCTGAAATGATGCATAGACAAAATGTCAAATTATCActaaaagttgatttttgcCATAGAACTATACATTACTTTTCTTGCCAAGTGTTGCATTAAGGCACCTATAGATAAtatcaatgtttattttacgcTGTATAACCTTGATTTCAAAACCCCGGTCGGTACTTCACATACAAACGTATAATGTAATAGAAAACTACATATGCTATCAAATGCATAGCTTCTGTTTTCTAATACGTGTAATTTGACTCTGAACTGACGTAACCATATACTGTTATCACAGGTGTGTTTCGTCGCAAGAAGGCAACATATCGTCTACTGGGCTAACTTCTGAAGACGTTTCGGCAATGACCCCAGTCATTTCGGCAGCTTCTACCGCAGTTCACGGGGACAGCAGTCTAGGTATTTAGAAAATTAATTTCTCCTTCCCTTTGTTagtgaatattatgtgctaaaggtgtcccatcttctcctatcccagtaaatatgtttttaatgattgtcgttttgctgcgAGTTCCATACTCTTTTGCTTTTTTGATAACAAACTAATATTCGTTAACATCTTCAAAGggacaaacaaaaatatgttatgttaagtgcttttatatgtaacttaattttactCCATAGAAATTACAGTTCGTGACCACTCAACCGAAGAGGTGATTTCACCACGTGACCTGAACAACTTTTCACATCCTGACGTAATCACCCTGAGCACGGTTCGACCAGAACTGTCGGCTCTTTGCGAGGTCAGTTGCTTTCTATCAATGTACCTATAACACTGGATGCACACAATAATCGGATCACTAACTATAGCTTAATctaatgtaatgaatgaatgtggcTTATTTATCTTGGCGTGGCGCAACAACGACAGCCATTATATTACACACATACAACTTGTGGCCGGTTACGAGTTGCCACGCATTTAACTTGACGTTAAGCCTCTTGCCCAACGACACGCACATATACCCAGAGTTGTAGCAGGGCCGAGCTTCGAACCATTTGCCTATTGAACATTCGGGGCAAAATATTTCGTGTTCTTGGTGATTATAACAACCTTGTATCCAAATGTTCAGGTTAACGGTTTGGGCGAGTACCTTAATATTGGTCGTGTACAAGAGGATATAAGGCAACTAACACCAGACAGTGCGTATTCGGAAGCCAAAGATTCACCTCCACAAATGTCCCAGGTATACAACTTTGCATTAACTTGTTTcttcatttttgtattttgttttacgtTGGTGACATTCTGCACCGTGGGCATGCAATGGGggacttgagatttaggccagaattggcctaTACTGCAGTGTGGTAGTTCAAATAGCCAAAAATGTCgggatatttttatgtaatttctttactaatattaatataaacaggTTCGTAAAACaggaaacattttttatcataTAGATCTACACCGATTACACGAACAAATACATCAACCAACAGTCTAGAACTACGCGCTACACTTCTGGAAACTCGCCAAAACtgtacaacaaaaacaacaacaacaacaacaacaacaacaacaacaccctATTAACAACAACCCCAACCGGGAACCAACCGTTTAATTCCCCATCATCAAGTTTGATTCCGCtaccaaatatatttagtCCTGCACTTGAGATTCTGCCTTCAGATTACACTGGGTAAAGATTTTTGCTAACCTTTAGACCGGACTTCTGTGCTAAACTTTTAAGCCATACTTTTGGGCTAAATTTAGAACATACTTTATTTGTGCTAAACTTTGGACCAGACTTTTGTGGTGACTTTAGGCCAGACTTTTGTGCTAAATTTAGGCCAAACTTTTGTGCTAAACTTTGGgtcatacatttaaatatacagtCGTGGCCACTTTATGTCTTTGGGCGACCGTGTTTTTTCCGTATATAAGGCTTAAGAATTTGGAAATTATAACTGATGACCACTAGATTGAAGCATGCATACAAGCAATTGATTTCTATTGATGTGACGGCGGATGCATTTAA
It includes:
- the LOC100181330 gene encoding grainyhead-like protein 2 homolog isoform X1, whose translation is MSYSAELQFSIASQTNRIESSPPRLTSCSDAGYSSSGTPSITNSPSEFSFDPADFSHPNLTLDEMDLDAFDACRVKQEPDLYALHNSNPRRRSVATCSTAKQGLSGMPISGYNSSATLQRPNSANCLTVPQENYIRNFESSPLQQQHVPMQSSSSLCCFSNVVSTFDVPSPKLCNNSTTASIVHEPLFEKFPNTQNFFSGQDTLKPELVRRQHSDSVIFGQESFQQNSTQSTNTQNRSFSSSLNAVDLRNRAEDFGFMDPSMLTIQSSPGQDRKHKTRLNGSVQSNYNKLTTTPNLSHQGTSCDFVPFVPPQTNLKSCQFSTPRSSDVSILTVLPHHGGVPGTRDVQRDSPSGNPRYTSEDEAWRSYLENPLTAATTAMMSIHGDEDSAAALGILYDYYKVPREKRILTYQPNTGNRDKQTRCVSSQEGNISSTGLTSEDVSAMTPVISAASTAVHGDSSLEITVRDHSTEEVISPRDLNNFSHPDVITLSTVRPELSALCEVNGLGEYLNIGRVQEDIRQLTPDSAYSEAKDSPPQMSQIYTDYTNKYINQQSRTTRYTSGNSPKLYNKNNNNNNNNNNNTLLTTTPTGNQPFNSPSSSLIPLPNIFSPALEILPSDYTGEYFEYAMEAPKSLKQKDGEPTMSYINKGQFYCISLRECAGRPWRYKNTRVTSVVQIVFGDGKPEDEQLRHWKYWHARQHTAKQRIIDIADYKESCMISDIDEFAHNAISFNWDVNDVAKIFVSCNCLSTDFSAQKGIKGLPLLLQIDTYMDNRRGAAPAHRGMCQLKVFCDKGAERKIRDEERKAMRKRQRSGIKVNSTLPHCQTMAVNNRDPKTPLRSPSITPPPTSAAPAGGAPGKRQEVVYFKTVVDGITPSVYFVPEIFGHVNNARGLSSVSPCPKSSDIPSTSNDPDYTTSQLDFSDPLRGSTKRSLSMLSSDEGEFPSNKVLKRSEDTRVLLYVRRETDDVYDGIMLCDPTLEGLKRALEEKYGIPVQKMSKVLKKSRKGILVNVDDNIVRHYSNEDTFIIAVETETIDNDVTHKITLSVV